The following proteins are encoded in a genomic region of Oncorhynchus keta strain PuntledgeMale-10-30-2019 chromosome 35, Oket_V2, whole genome shotgun sequence:
- the LOC118368642 gene encoding somatostatin receptor type 1-like codes for MENMATNRSGDYPEYPTGLPYNSSLDYEDYEQELDASKIIIPSIYALVCCVGLTGNAMVIYVILKYAKMKTATNIYILNLAIADELFMLSVPFLATSAAVRHWPFGSLMCRLVLSVDGINMFTSIFCLTVLSVDRYVAVVHPIKAARYRRPSVAKVVNVCVWGLSLLVILPIIIFADTVPAQDGGVDCNFLWPEAAWSVAFVVYTFLLGFLLPVGAICLCYCLMVARMRAVGLKAGWLQRRRSEKKITRMVLCIVAVFVLCWMPFYIVQLVSVFHRPPDAMVTQLFVILSYANSGANPILYGFVSDNFRRSFQRIVCFRWLESGLDGEQVDYRAVALKRQATNGQKDFPKECLASGMVFRNGTCTSRTTTL; via the coding sequence ATGGAAAACATGGCCACCAACCGGTCCGGTGACTACCCGGAATACCCCACCGGCCTCCCCTACAACTCCAGCCTAGACTATGAGGACTACGAGCAGGAACTTGATGCCAGTAAGATCATCATCCCCTCCATCTACGCACTGGTCTGCTGTGTGGGTCTTACAGGCAATGCCATGGTCATCTATGTCATCCTCAAATACGCCAAGATGAAAACTGCCACCAATATTTATATATTAAATCTGGCAATTGCAGATGAACTGTTTATGTTGAGTGTTCCATTCTTGGCGACTTCAGCGGCTGTACGTCATTGGCCGTTTGGCTCGCTCATGTGCCGTCTGGTGTTGAGCGTGGACGGCATCAACATGTTTACATCTATCTTCTGTCTGACGGTGTTGAGCGTGGATCGATATGTGGCCGTGGTTCACCCTATCAAGGCTGCCCGCTACCGCCGTCCCTCCGTGGCAAAGGTGGTCAACGTCTGCGTGTGGGGCCTCTCGCTCCTCGTCATCCTCCCCATCATCATCTTTGCTGACACGGTCCCGGCGCAGGACGGCGGCGTGGACTGCAACTTCCTGTGGCCTGAGGCTGCATGGTCAGTGGCGTTCGTGGTGTACACCTTCCTGCTCGGCTTCCTGCTTCCTGTAGGTGCTATCTGCCTCTGCTACTGCCTGATGGTGGCGCGCATGCGTGCGGTCGGGCTCAAAGCCGGTTGGCTGCAGCGAAGGCGCTCGGAGAAAAAGATCACGCGGATGGTGTTGTGCATTGTGGCGGTCTTCGTGCTCTGCTGGATGCCCTTCTACATCGTCCAGCTGGTCAGCGTGTTCCACCGCCCCCCGGACGCCATGGTCACCCAGCTCTTTGTCATCCTGAGTTACGCCAACAGCGGCGCCAACCCCATCCTCTACGGCTTCGTGTCCGATAACTTCCGGCGGTCGTTCCAGAGGATTGTGTGTTTCCGTTGGCTGGAGTCTGGGCTGGATGGAGAACAGGTGGACTACCGTGCCGTAGCTCTGAAGAGACAGGCCACCAATGGACAGAAAGACTTCCCTAAGGAATGTCTGGCATCTGGTATGGTGTTCCGGAATGGGACATGCACGTCACGCACGACTACACTGTGA